A single genomic interval of Mycolicibacterium holsaticum DSM 44478 = JCM 12374 harbors:
- a CDS encoding SDR family NAD(P)-dependent oxidoreductase, with product MMLDGLTALVTGAGGGVGRGIAMALAAEGACVVVATRSETGQDVAAEITSRGHRAIWVRCDVTDGQAVTAAVDQAITTSGRLDAVVHNATSNLSSRPHQLADVDRALWENHFSVSLGGAHHCAAAALPALQERGGTFLVMTSPAGIEGSATLPLYATMKGALRGFAKSLAREWAPHRITVNAVSPLAYSPALTAAIAAEPAMQERLARRIPLGWIGDPERDIGPAVAFLVGPKARYVTGQTLGVDGGHFTNL from the coding sequence GTCGGGCGCGGTATCGCGATGGCCCTGGCCGCCGAGGGCGCATGCGTCGTCGTCGCGACCCGGTCTGAAACCGGACAGGACGTGGCAGCCGAGATCACCTCACGGGGACATCGGGCGATTTGGGTGCGCTGCGATGTGACCGACGGCCAAGCGGTCACCGCGGCCGTCGACCAGGCCATCACGACGAGCGGGCGCCTCGACGCCGTGGTGCACAACGCCACCAGCAACCTGTCGAGCCGACCACACCAGCTGGCGGATGTGGATCGCGCGTTGTGGGAAAACCACTTCTCGGTGTCGCTTGGCGGTGCGCATCATTGCGCCGCCGCCGCGCTGCCGGCGCTCCAGGAGCGCGGCGGCACGTTTCTCGTCATGACCTCGCCTGCGGGTATCGAGGGCAGCGCGACGCTGCCCCTGTACGCCACGATGAAGGGCGCGCTTCGTGGCTTCGCCAAAAGCTTGGCCCGCGAGTGGGCCCCGCACCGCATCACGGTGAACGCGGTGTCACCGTTGGCGTACTCGCCCGCGCTGACGGCGGCGATCGCCGCGGAGCCGGCGATGCAGGAGAGGTTGGCGCGACGTATCCCGCTCGGGTGGATCGGCGACCCGGAGCGAGACATCGGCCCGGCTGTCGCGTTTCTGGTCGGCCCGAAAGCCCGTTACGTCACCGGGCAGACACTTGGTGTCGACGGCGGCCACTTCACGAACCTGTGA
- a CDS encoding amidohydrolase family protein, giving the protein MYETIDAYTRYLPEKYSEALKFVDINGRKKLQILGTVTETIPNPTYEVIPTPGAWSDYFRGINPEGKTLRELAEPIRCPDEFRRPDLRLALMDRQGVDGAVMFPTTAGMLEERTKSDTELTHAVTHAFNRWLLEDWTFNYQNRIFPVPAISLNDPALGVRELEWCLENGARTVLIRPAAVPREDGTSRSPALPEFDDFWRLVESSGIAVQMHNSDSGYERYVDDWEDAAEFNGFALSKLRGFIYEESRNIFDTLAAFVAHGVFERFPGVRIGVIENGGSWAYRLLDVFDRVYRKRPKDFDEHPGDVFRRHVWINPFHEEDMSQLVELLGADRVMFGSDYPHPEGLAEPSSFVTELENLPADTTAQVMGGNLKQLIGI; this is encoded by the coding sequence ATGTACGAGACGATCGACGCCTACACGCGCTACCTGCCGGAGAAGTACTCCGAGGCGCTGAAGTTCGTCGACATCAACGGACGAAAAAAGCTTCAGATCCTCGGCACCGTCACCGAGACCATTCCCAACCCGACCTACGAGGTGATCCCGACCCCGGGTGCCTGGTCGGACTACTTCCGGGGGATCAATCCCGAAGGTAAGACGCTGCGTGAGCTCGCCGAGCCGATCCGCTGCCCCGACGAGTTCCGCCGCCCCGACCTGCGCCTGGCGTTGATGGACCGTCAGGGCGTCGACGGTGCGGTGATGTTCCCGACGACGGCCGGCATGCTGGAGGAGCGCACCAAATCCGACACCGAACTCACCCACGCCGTCACGCACGCGTTCAACCGGTGGCTGCTGGAGGACTGGACGTTCAACTATCAGAACCGGATCTTCCCGGTGCCCGCGATCTCGTTGAACGATCCGGCGTTGGGTGTCCGGGAGCTCGAGTGGTGCCTGGAGAACGGTGCCAGGACGGTGCTGATCCGGCCGGCGGCGGTGCCGCGCGAAGACGGCACGTCGCGCTCCCCCGCGCTGCCGGAGTTCGACGACTTCTGGCGTTTGGTGGAGTCATCGGGAATCGCGGTGCAGATGCACAATTCGGATTCCGGCTACGAACGCTACGTCGACGACTGGGAGGATGCCGCGGAGTTCAACGGGTTCGCGTTGAGCAAGTTACGCGGTTTCATCTACGAGGAGAGCCGAAACATCTTCGATACCCTTGCGGCATTCGTCGCCCACGGTGTCTTCGAGCGCTTTCCCGGGGTGCGTATCGGTGTCATCGAGAACGGCGGCTCGTGGGCGTACCGCCTGCTGGACGTGTTCGACCGGGTGTACCGCAAGCGGCCGAAGGATTTCGACGAGCATCCGGGTGACGTTTTTCGCAGACATGTCTGGATCAACCCGTTTCACGAGGAAGACATGTCGCAACTCGTGGAGCTGCTCGGCGCCGACCGCGTCATGTTCGGCTCGGACTACCCCCATCCCGAGGGGCTCGCCGAACCCTCGTCGTTCGTCACGGAACTCGAGAACCTGCCTGCGGACACCACCGCACAGGTCATGGGCGGCAACCTGAAGCAGCTGATCGGGATCTAG
- a CDS encoding class I adenylate-forming enzyme family protein, with translation MAQTYWGLVDAAAQKHPDRVVLVDDYGRSLTNSQLRDAAERAAAAFAERGVAEGTVVTWQLPSTLETMVVMVALTRLGAIQNPVLPIWREAEIRFVTAQLGTEIFVVPGMWRGFDHVALAEELTRERPMTIVVVDHGAPVAGDLRLPGGDPALLPSPPTTDEDARWVYYSSGTTAAPKGIRHCDRSVIAGSAGVVGMFGASSSDVNPIAFPVSHIGGAAMLAASLLTGMRLVLFDAFDPAVTPKAVAAHRPTMLGSATPFFVAYMAAQREHGAEPLFPDLRGCVGGGAPITPELGRQARETLSVAGIANSWGLTEFPVVTSPPPDGEPEVLDHTVGRPVPGVSVRVVDENERVVGVGEEGELRLKGPQCFLGYVDSSLDADAFDADGWFRSGDRGRIDADGNVAVTGRIKDAIIRNAENISALEIEGVLATHPAVADVAVIGVPDPRTGERVCAVVVPEPETEITLSVLAEHCQGQGLSRHKSPERLELVDALPRNLTGKVLKNELRARFLHAERDKRAGKCE, from the coding sequence ATGGCGCAGACCTATTGGGGCTTGGTCGACGCGGCGGCCCAGAAGCATCCCGACCGCGTCGTACTCGTTGACGACTACGGCCGCAGCTTGACGAACAGCCAGTTGCGCGATGCGGCGGAGCGCGCCGCCGCCGCGTTCGCCGAGCGTGGGGTCGCGGAAGGCACCGTGGTGACGTGGCAACTGCCGAGCACTCTGGAGACGATGGTCGTGATGGTGGCGCTGACCCGACTCGGCGCAATCCAGAACCCGGTACTGCCGATCTGGCGCGAAGCCGAAATCCGGTTTGTGACCGCGCAACTCGGTACCGAGATCTTCGTCGTTCCCGGGATGTGGCGCGGATTCGATCACGTCGCGCTCGCCGAGGAGCTGACCCGCGAACGGCCGATGACGATTGTGGTCGTGGACCACGGCGCGCCGGTCGCCGGGGATCTTCGGCTGCCGGGGGGCGATCCGGCGCTGCTGCCGTCACCACCGACCACCGACGAGGATGCGCGGTGGGTCTACTACTCGTCGGGCACGACCGCAGCACCGAAAGGTATCCGGCACTGTGACCGCTCGGTGATCGCCGGTTCGGCGGGGGTGGTGGGGATGTTCGGCGCCTCGAGCAGCGACGTCAACCCGATCGCGTTTCCGGTGTCGCACATCGGCGGTGCGGCGATGTTGGCTGCCAGCCTGCTGACAGGTATGCGCCTGGTGCTGTTCGACGCATTCGATCCCGCCGTCACGCCGAAGGCAGTCGCCGCGCACCGTCCGACGATGCTCGGATCGGCAACGCCGTTTTTCGTTGCCTACATGGCTGCCCAGCGTGAACACGGCGCCGAGCCACTGTTTCCGGATTTACGCGGGTGTGTCGGAGGGGGAGCGCCGATCACCCCCGAACTGGGGCGGCAGGCACGCGAGACGCTTTCGGTCGCCGGCATCGCGAACTCGTGGGGGCTGACCGAGTTTCCGGTCGTGACCTCGCCGCCGCCGGACGGCGAACCCGAAGTCCTCGATCACACGGTCGGGCGGCCGGTGCCGGGCGTGTCGGTACGGGTGGTCGACGAGAACGAGCGTGTGGTGGGGGTCGGTGAGGAAGGCGAACTGCGCCTCAAGGGGCCCCAGTGTTTCCTGGGCTACGTCGATTCGTCGCTTGACGCCGATGCGTTCGACGCCGACGGCTGGTTCCGTAGCGGTGATCGGGGACGGATCGACGCCGACGGCAATGTCGCGGTCACCGGCCGGATCAAGGACGCGATCATCCGCAATGCGGAGAACATCTCGGCGCTGGAGATCGAGGGCGTGTTGGCCACCCATCCCGCCGTCGCCGACGTCGCGGTCATCGGGGTGCCGGATCCCCGTACCGGAGAACGGGTTTGTGCTGTCGTCGTACCGGAGCCCGAAACCGAGATCACGCTGTCGGTGCTGGCCGAACATTGTCAGGGACAAGGCTTGAGCCGTCACAAATCGCCCGAGCGTCTCGAACTGGTAGACGCGCTGCCGCGAAACCTGACCGGCAAGGTGTTGAAGAACGAACTGCGCGCACGCTTCCTTCACGCCGAAAGGGACAAACGGGCGGGAAAGTGCGAGTAG
- a CDS encoding acyl-CoA dehydrogenase family protein, which produces MSAPSARPTDTELTEFRDRVRAHVAEYAPPFEAREGHRAPEDAGQETRLRTWFASLFHAGFVGGDWPVEYGGRADHHPLHDRIVSEEILRARAPRPVDQVNLAAHVLLQFGSDEQKAALLPRIRSSEHVWCQLLSEPDAGSDIAAVRCRGTAQPDGSWVIDGQKTWITDGHWADMGLALFRTDPSSSRHHGLSAFSVPLAAPGIEIRPIRTINEAIEVNEVFFDGVRIAADSLIGAPGQGWSIIMAGLDFERFGIGGNVILLELLIDDLVTVARHGRIDDMPALQHEDIRHQVTDLAVEVEVAKAFIDDHVERMVAGTEQTGDGSIAKLSFAETYHRVSAYGAQLSAMVCTVASDPGVALAKQRLKECWLWSRAYTVSGGSSEMMRNILAKRRLQLPTR; this is translated from the coding sequence GTGAGTGCCCCGAGTGCCCGGCCCACCGACACCGAGCTGACCGAGTTCCGTGACCGCGTGAGAGCTCATGTCGCCGAATATGCGCCGCCGTTCGAGGCCCGCGAGGGACATCGGGCGCCGGAGGATGCCGGGCAGGAAACCCGGCTGCGCACCTGGTTTGCGTCGCTGTTCCACGCCGGTTTCGTCGGCGGGGACTGGCCGGTCGAGTACGGCGGACGCGCCGACCACCATCCGCTGCACGACCGGATTGTTTCCGAGGAGATCCTGCGGGCGCGTGCTCCGCGGCCGGTCGACCAGGTCAACCTGGCGGCGCACGTACTGCTGCAATTCGGCTCCGATGAGCAGAAAGCCGCGCTGCTGCCGCGGATCCGGAGCAGCGAGCATGTGTGGTGCCAGTTGCTCAGCGAGCCCGACGCGGGCAGCGATATCGCCGCCGTGCGTTGCAGGGGCACCGCGCAGCCCGACGGATCATGGGTGATCGACGGGCAGAAGACGTGGATCACCGACGGGCACTGGGCCGACATGGGGTTGGCGCTATTCCGCACCGATCCGTCGTCGTCACGGCACCACGGCCTGTCGGCGTTCAGCGTGCCGTTGGCCGCACCGGGCATCGAGATCCGTCCGATCCGCACGATCAACGAGGCGATCGAGGTCAACGAGGTCTTCTTTGACGGTGTGAGGATCGCTGCCGACAGCCTGATCGGCGCGCCGGGCCAGGGCTGGTCGATCATCATGGCGGGACTGGATTTCGAACGCTTCGGCATCGGCGGCAACGTCATCCTGCTGGAACTGCTGATCGACGACCTGGTCACGGTGGCTCGTCACGGCCGGATCGACGACATGCCCGCACTGCAGCACGAGGACATCCGCCATCAGGTCACCGACTTGGCGGTCGAGGTCGAGGTGGCCAAAGCCTTCATCGACGACCACGTCGAACGCATGGTGGCCGGTACCGAGCAGACCGGGGACGGTTCGATCGCCAAGCTCAGCTTCGCCGAGACGTATCACCGGGTTTCGGCCTACGGCGCGCAGCTGTCGGCGATGGTCTGCACGGTCGCCTCCGATCCGGGCGTGGCACTGGCCAAACAGCGTCTGAAAGAATGCTGGCTGTGGTCGCGTGCATACACCGTGTCCGGTGGCAGCTCTGAGATGATGCGCAACATCCTGGCCAAACGACGCCTCCAATTGCCGACGCGCTGA
- a CDS encoding acyl-CoA dehydrogenase family protein, with translation MGTEGDAALDDAVDIELVRDAAREFLAGCGTQDALKDLAAMDWTGLLVDEELGGSGWRPVETTVIAEELGRSGNSTHWLGCVTAAAALSSAPSDVRDRWLPAMLDGTGMAACALTGAVTRVARADAVEIIVAFDGNGIQLFEAADALPREVDDELLDVNRPVWRVALAGADSVQIGGPDRARQLLALARVLLSADSLGALSATFERLVAYLRDRVAFGAPIASFQAVQHRLVELLVFEAKARAVLTKAARALAAECATGVQLSAAAHAFVAANAAAAVDECMQLSGGIGFTWEYPLHHELRRVFTNGYLLGTARSSRALFAAGAGW, from the coding sequence GTGGGCACCGAGGGAGATGCCGCCCTCGACGATGCTGTCGACATCGAACTGGTTCGTGATGCGGCGCGAGAGTTCCTGGCCGGATGCGGAACGCAGGACGCGCTCAAGGACCTCGCGGCGATGGACTGGACGGGACTGCTGGTCGACGAGGAGCTCGGCGGCAGCGGATGGCGTCCGGTCGAGACCACGGTGATCGCCGAGGAACTCGGCCGGTCGGGGAACTCGACGCACTGGCTGGGCTGCGTCACCGCGGCGGCGGCCCTGAGTTCGGCGCCGAGCGATGTGCGCGACCGATGGTTGCCCGCGATGCTCGACGGGACCGGCATGGCGGCGTGTGCGCTGACCGGGGCGGTCACCCGGGTGGCGCGCGCCGATGCGGTCGAGATCATCGTCGCGTTCGACGGCAACGGAATTCAGCTGTTCGAGGCCGCCGATGCCCTGCCGCGCGAGGTCGACGACGAGCTGTTGGACGTCAACCGGCCGGTGTGGCGGGTAGCGCTGGCCGGCGCGGACAGTGTGCAGATCGGCGGACCCGACCGGGCCCGGCAGCTGCTCGCACTGGCCAGAGTCTTGCTCAGCGCGGATTCGCTGGGCGCGCTGTCGGCGACCTTCGAGCGGTTGGTCGCCTACCTCAGGGATCGCGTGGCGTTCGGTGCGCCGATCGCGAGTTTCCAAGCGGTGCAACACCGTCTGGTGGAGCTGTTGGTGTTCGAGGCCAAGGCCCGCGCGGTTCTCACCAAGGCCGCCCGTGCGCTGGCCGCCGAATGTGCGACGGGGGTGCAGTTGTCCGCCGCGGCGCATGCCTTCGTGGCAGCCAACGCCGCCGCCGCCGTCGACGAGTGCATGCAGCTCTCCGGCGGCATCGGTTTCACCTGGGAGTATCCGCTGCACCATGAGCTGCGGCGGGTCTTCACCAACGGATATCTGCTCGGCACGGCGCGCTCGAGTCGCGCGCTCTTCGCGGCGGGGGCCGGCTGGTGA
- a CDS encoding amidohydrolase family protein: MTTLDYGIIDCDTHCYETRDAFTRYLPEEFKDRAITTVRGADGVEAILAGHRVATFNSEGGLGLDVAYRPGSLKEMLRQMGSGNPEESYEPQPMQPEYIERSARLAVMAKQNVERMVIYPSGMALAAEHYVDDTPALYANLRSFNRWIDEEWGFNFEDRIYAVAMLSLRDLDSAVAETEAIIAAGAKFVMLPTGPAYGRSPGDPYFDPIYARLEEAGCVLVYHIMPFWYFTAMSPAWGQNPDPASWHMSAWQWMNIYGQRPIEDTLSALVFDNLFGRFPKLNALVAEHGAEWVPFFIKHMDKSRGMGRNGPWIGGKLTERPSAIFRRHVRVVPYPEDDVPGIVSSLGYDDVLVMGSDFPHAEGLAEPADFVKLLDPLDDAAKRRIMRGNAEQLLLGS; the protein is encoded by the coding sequence GTGACCACCCTCGACTACGGCATCATTGACTGCGATACGCACTGCTACGAGACACGCGACGCCTTTACCCGATACCTGCCGGAAGAGTTCAAGGACCGCGCGATCACGACCGTGCGGGGCGCTGACGGGGTGGAGGCGATCCTCGCGGGCCACCGTGTGGCGACGTTCAACAGCGAAGGCGGTCTCGGCCTGGACGTGGCGTACCGCCCAGGTTCGCTCAAGGAGATGCTGCGCCAGATGGGTTCGGGCAACCCCGAGGAATCCTACGAACCGCAGCCCATGCAACCGGAGTACATCGAACGTTCGGCCCGGCTGGCGGTGATGGCCAAGCAGAACGTCGAGCGGATGGTGATCTATCCCAGCGGGATGGCGCTGGCCGCCGAACACTACGTCGACGACACCCCTGCGCTGTATGCCAACCTGCGGTCGTTCAACCGCTGGATCGACGAGGAGTGGGGCTTCAACTTCGAGGACCGCATCTACGCGGTGGCGATGCTGTCACTGCGCGACCTCGACTCCGCGGTCGCGGAGACGGAGGCGATCATCGCCGCGGGCGCCAAGTTCGTGATGCTGCCGACCGGCCCGGCCTACGGCCGGTCGCCGGGCGATCCCTACTTCGACCCGATCTACGCGCGGCTCGAAGAGGCCGGTTGCGTGCTGGTGTACCACATCATGCCGTTCTGGTACTTCACCGCGATGTCCCCCGCGTGGGGACAGAACCCCGACCCCGCGTCGTGGCATATGTCGGCGTGGCAGTGGATGAACATCTACGGTCAGCGGCCGATCGAGGACACGCTGTCGGCGCTGGTCTTCGACAACCTGTTCGGCCGTTTCCCGAAGCTCAACGCGCTGGTGGCCGAGCACGGCGCCGAGTGGGTGCCGTTCTTCATCAAGCACATGGACAAGAGCAGGGGGATGGGCCGCAACGGGCCGTGGATCGGTGGCAAGCTGACCGAGCGGCCGTCGGCGATCTTCCGCAGGCACGTCCGCGTGGTGCCGTACCCGGAGGACGACGTTCCGGGCATCGTTTCCAGTCTCGGCTACGACGACGTGCTGGTGATGGGTTCGGATTTCCCGCACGCCGAAGGGCTGGCCGAACCGGCGGACTTCGTCAAACTGCTCGACCCGCTCGACGACGCGGCGAAGCGACGCATCATGCGCGGTAACGCCGAACAACTGTTGCTGGGGAGCTGA
- a CDS encoding acyl-CoA dehydrogenase family protein, translating to MSTAEPVDLGDLREVVRDFLAARSPSSAVRTAMDSGYDHGLWRELAADLGLAAIAVPEEFGGAGAGMAELTVVFEEMGAALLCAPYFATVALAIPTLLGSADAAAAREYLPSLVDGARTATVIFNGTLDAFDPAAVTLTARSGPDYRLYGAADRVIDGYTANTVLAVANTDVGTTLFAVDTDASDAAGLTREPLATLDRTRKVARLNFDGVSARRIGVDGGAAPGLQRAYHLAVVALAAEQLGAAQRCLDMAVNYAKERIQFGRAIGSFQAVKHRCADMLVAVEGARSAVQHAAGLPDGEDLAVAASVAKMACSEAFLQVALDNMRVHGGIGFTWEHDAHLYVRRAKTTQLIFGTPDHHAQALATLVASSGHQPEGPP from the coding sequence GTGTCCACGGCTGAACCGGTCGATCTGGGCGACCTCCGCGAGGTGGTCCGCGACTTCCTCGCCGCGCGCTCGCCCAGCAGTGCAGTACGGACCGCGATGGATTCCGGTTACGACCACGGCCTCTGGCGTGAGCTGGCCGCCGACCTCGGCCTGGCCGCGATCGCGGTGCCCGAGGAGTTCGGCGGTGCCGGGGCGGGCATGGCGGAGCTGACCGTCGTATTCGAGGAGATGGGCGCGGCACTGCTGTGCGCGCCGTACTTCGCCACGGTCGCGTTGGCGATCCCGACGCTGCTCGGCAGCGCCGATGCGGCCGCGGCGCGGGAGTACCTGCCCTCGCTTGTCGACGGCGCGAGGACCGCCACCGTGATCTTCAACGGAACCCTCGATGCCTTCGACCCCGCCGCGGTGACGTTGACGGCGCGCAGCGGCCCCGACTATCGGCTGTACGGAGCCGCCGATCGCGTCATCGACGGATACACCGCGAATACCGTTTTGGCCGTGGCGAATACGGATGTCGGCACGACGCTGTTCGCGGTCGACACGGATGCCTCGGATGCCGCCGGACTCACCCGTGAGCCGCTGGCGACGCTGGACCGCACGCGCAAGGTGGCCCGGCTGAACTTCGACGGCGTCAGCGCCCGGCGCATCGGCGTCGACGGCGGCGCGGCCCCCGGCCTGCAGCGGGCATACCACCTCGCGGTCGTCGCGCTCGCCGCCGAACAGCTCGGCGCCGCGCAACGATGCCTGGACATGGCCGTGAACTACGCCAAGGAACGGATCCAGTTCGGGCGGGCCATCGGCAGCTTTCAGGCCGTCAAGCACCGCTGCGCGGACATGCTCGTGGCGGTGGAAGGCGCCCGATCCGCCGTGCAGCACGCCGCCGGACTTCCCGACGGTGAGGACCTCGCTGTGGCGGCGTCGGTGGCCAAGATGGCGTGCTCAGAGGCGTTCCTGCAGGTCGCGCTGGACAACATGCGCGTCCACGGCGGCATCGGGTTCACCTGGGAGCACGACGCACACCTCTACGTCCGCCGCGCGAAGACCACCCAGCTGATCTTCGGCACCCCCGACCACCACGCCCAGGCTCTGGCGACCCTCGTCGCATCATCGGGCCACCAACCGGAAGGACCACCGTGA
- a CDS encoding TIGR03619 family F420-dependent LLM class oxidoreductase — translation MTVSYSLELPTQRVEAAPEFVTAEAIAEIARSAEAGGFAAVHVTDHPAPDAKWLDHGGHHALDPFVALSFAAAVTTDVKLLTNVYIAAYRNPFLGAKSIQSLAVLSGGRLILGTAAGYLKPEFKALGIDFDTRGALLDEALDVLSKLMTGEDTAYEGTSFNARGVRLRPVPATPPPIWVGGNSKPAVRRAVSRAQGWAPFNTFGYAAASRTAEISTLEDLESVIAWAKRYAAEVGRTAPLDICFSAGNLLDDTRSTDERHATIAKLESMGVTWLTIAPQGADRAEVIDHARAFAEEFIA, via the coding sequence GTGACCGTTTCGTACTCGCTTGAACTACCCACCCAGCGGGTGGAGGCGGCGCCCGAGTTCGTCACCGCCGAAGCGATAGCGGAGATCGCCCGCAGCGCCGAGGCCGGCGGATTCGCCGCGGTCCATGTCACCGACCACCCCGCGCCCGATGCGAAGTGGCTCGACCACGGCGGGCATCACGCCCTTGACCCGTTCGTCGCGCTTTCGTTCGCCGCCGCGGTCACCACCGACGTGAAGCTGTTGACCAACGTCTACATCGCCGCCTATCGGAACCCGTTTCTCGGCGCGAAATCGATCCAGAGCCTCGCCGTGTTGTCGGGCGGAAGGCTCATCCTCGGCACCGCCGCTGGCTACCTGAAGCCTGAATTCAAAGCACTCGGAATCGATTTCGACACCCGAGGCGCCTTACTCGACGAGGCGCTCGACGTGCTGAGCAAGCTGATGACCGGTGAGGACACCGCATACGAAGGCACGTCGTTCAACGCGCGCGGGGTCCGGCTGCGGCCGGTGCCTGCGACGCCTCCACCCATCTGGGTCGGCGGCAACAGCAAGCCCGCCGTGCGGCGCGCGGTGTCCCGCGCCCAGGGCTGGGCGCCGTTCAACACGTTCGGCTACGCGGCGGCCTCACGCACCGCGGAGATCTCCACGCTCGAGGATCTGGAGTCCGTGATCGCGTGGGCCAAGAGATACGCGGCAGAAGTCGGCCGCACCGCACCGTTGGACATCTGCTTTTCGGCGGGCAATCTGCTCGACGACACCAGGTCGACCGACGAACGGCACGCGACGATCGCGAAGCTGGAGTCCATGGGGGTGACCTGGCTGACCATCGCTCCCCAGGGTGCGGACCGCGCCGAGGTCATCGATCACGCGCGGGCGTTCGCCGAGGAGTTCATCGCATAA